cgccgccaccaccaccaccaacgtCAGCCCTCGTCCCTGACACTCCCCCAGACACCCCTCCCGCCATGAAGAATGCCACTAGCTCTAAGCAGCTCCCACTGGAACCAGAGAGCCTCTCAGGGCCGGTCGGGCATAGACCAGCCCCCCAGCATGAAGAGTCCCCTTTCTCAGAAGCGAAGATCAGGGGACCCACCCCACCAGCCACAGGCCCACGGGATTCCAGGCCTACTCGAAGGAGCAGCCAGCCATCTCCAACAGCAATGCCAGCCTCGGATAGCCCTTCCGCCAAGCAAGGTGTGTGTGATTTCCCCAGTCCTGGGCCAACACCCTTTGGTTCCGGGTCCCAGCCCTGGGTGATGCCACCGGAGGGAATCCCTTTGCCCAGGAGGAGATGGGTTAAGGCCTGAGGGGAAGGCGCTGAGGCTGACTCTCCTTTGGAGGAGCCACTTGACCTAAGTCTATTCTTGTTTCCTCTACAAAGATGTgaagaaggcaggagagagacACAAGCTGGCAAAGGAGCGGCGAGAAGAGCGGGCCAAGTACCTGGGTGAGTGTTCAGGAAGCATCATGatcttcaccatcatcaccatcaccctATTAATGACATTAACACTTCTGGAACACGTAATTATGTGCACTGTGCTAAGTGTAGTACACACGCTATCCCCGTTAATCCTCTCGACCCATTCTGAGgatgaggaaacaagctcagagagatgaaattgTTTGCCTGAGCCCCTACCTGAGGTTCAGACCCAGAAACTTGTGCTCTTAATCGCAATACGTGAAAATCCGGCCAGCAGGCCCCAGAGTCAGACAGGGATCTGGCACCaaagaattcatttttccttcagtGTCGAGTGACCATGCCGCTAGTGGGGGACAAACAGGCCTCCCGTTCTGAGGCCTGAGCCCGTCTTCAGGAAGCCCTTTAATTTGAGGTGGGAGTCTGACAGCGGAGGCACCTCCCTGCCAAGCAGGCAGGAGAAAGGCCCACCCAGGGCTGGGGTAACAGGGAAGGCCCACCCCATGCAGGCCCCCTCACACCCTCTGGGACGCCTTTCCCACAGCGGCCAAGAAGGCAGTGTggctggagaaggaggagaaggccAAGGCACTGCGGGAGAAGCAGCTCCAGGAGCGCCGTCGGCGGCTGGAGGAGCAGCGGCTCAAAGCCGAGCAGCGCCGAGCGGCCCTGGAGGAGCGGCAGCGGCAGAAGCTCGAGAAAAACAAGGTATGTTGGTGCTGACTTCTGACTGCAGATGCATGGATCTGcattcctgtgtgtgtgcacgtctCTACACTGGCTCAGTATGTACACACCTCTGTGTTCACACCTCTGAGTCACCTCTGTCTACATGGTCGTATCTGCGTTCTCATCTCCAGCTGGGACCCTGTGGGTACTATATCTGGGCATCTGtgcaactgcagacatatttggggcAGTACGTGCTGGCTGGGCACCTGTAACTGTGAGCTGTTAGTACAAGTATTTGTATGTGTgcctgtgcctgtgtgtgtgtgtgtgtgtctgtgtgtgtttgtatgcagCGATGAGTCTGTGTGAGTGTGTTGAGTTCCATGACGTGAGAAGAGCCCTGGCTTGAGCAccaatgaggaaatgaaggaaaaggtgGTCTGGCTCTGCCCCACAGTAACCTCAGGCTAAAAGGAACACATAGCCCCAAGGTCAGGACCCTCAGTGCCAGGGGGACATGGTCCCACCTGGGTGCCGCAGACAGGGAAAAATCCCACCCCCATCCTCTGAGAAATAGCTCCTACACCCAGGAAATGACTCAAGTACAGTGAAAAGCTCCCCAGGAACAAGTTGAAAGGGATTTATTGCAAATGGTCCTTAATCATAGCAAGGGTTTGGTAACCTTGGTTATCTACAGTGAGTCAGGGAAAACTTCTGCGGGTGGGGGCATTGTCACAAGTGCAAGAGGGGCCTTTCTCCCAGGTATGATAAACGATTCTGAGCCCAgattccccttctccctccctccccccatccccaccaggAGCGCTATGAAGCAGCCATCCAGCGGTCAGTGAAGAAGACGTGGGCCGAAATCCGGCAGCAGCGCTGGTCCTGGGCAGGggccctgcaccacagctccccGGGACATAAGACCAGTGAGTGGGCTGAAGGGGCTGGTGGGCGGGTGGGTGAGGCTGGGAGCTGaggaatgggggaagggagaagcatCAGTGCAAGGACTGACAGCTCCCTGCAGGAGGTATGCCTTGCTTCATGTGACTTGTGTCTTTTGGAATGGTCTGTAAACCAAATTGTCCCTTCCCAAGGACTTCCACTATTAAGTCAGAGATGGATTCTCTTCATTTGATTTGCTCGTCAAACCTGTCATTTTATGTTTAGCCTTCTTTGCTCCTGTCAATTACTACTAGTTGATGATACATAAAAGAGGACCTTAATGTCCTATAGACAGACAtaggatatttaaagaaaactatcaCCCCCTTATGTACCTGCCTTGCAAGGTAGATTTTTGTCTCTGAGTTTTCTTCATGTAGGGCCATCATGGATTTTGGTCTGATTCTTTGCTGGCATGTATGTACCACTGTGTTTGGATATCTTTATGTCATAGCAAGGATTAGTATTTCTAGCTGTGTATCTTTTTGGTATATGTGCTCATGGATCTGGCTGTTGTGTATCTTAACCTGTGTTTGCCTTGGTGTGCTTGTGGCCTTGTGGACCTCCGTGAGGGTTCCCAAGTCAGACAGAATTGGGTTAGGATCCCAGCTCTGGCACTTGTGGTGTGACCTCTAATCTCTCGATgtttctcactttcttcatctgtaaaacgggcaTAACACGACTACTTGCCTCCGAGGTTGTAGGTAGATGTTTGGGAGGATCAAGTGAGGTAACATGTGTGTGGtgcccagcacaatgcctggtacatggtaagcATCCAACAAATGTTACAAATACCATGATGAAGTGGCTTCGATGTGTTTGTGGCTGTGTGCATCTGGGTCTGACACATTGTCTGTTATTGTTCGTGTTTCTCTATCTGTGCATgtctgcacacacatgcatgcaaaaGTACCTATCACTCTATATGCTTGTGCCTGCATGTCTTTATGTGTCCGTGTGAAGATGTGGATTTGTGTGAAGGACTGTGACTATGGGTTCTTCTGTTTAGGAACGTCTCTGCATTTGTCCCAGTAAGTGGGAGTTGTAGCCATAGCACCTTGGCTGGGCAGTGTCAGCAAGTGCCAACATTGGGTGGTTATGGGAGAGGGGTTGCAGCGCCCGGCCCTAGAGAATGGCTTCCTGGCCAAGAAGGCTGTAGTTTCTCTAGTTTTATTCCATCTCCTTCCTCTGTTCCTTCTCCGTCGGCTCCCCCAATCCAGGTTGTCCCTGGTTACCTACCCACCCCCCTCCCAGAGCCAAGtctgcctcttcctccccctcctagcctgcccactcctccctctcccaccctacCCACAGAGCATCCTGCATGGAAGGCCTCAGTGCCCCCCCTGGCTCCTTCTGGCCCGGCCCTAATGCCGTGTCTTTTCCCCTCCAGGTGGGAGCAGGTGCTCCGTGTCGGCAGTAAACCTGCCCAAACACGTGGACTCTATAATCAACAAGCGGCTCTCAAAGTCCTCTGCTACGCTCTGGAACTCCCCCAGTAGAAGTAAGAGAAGGCCCAGCCCTGCTCTTTCCAGAGCCCCTTGTAGCCCCCACCAAGTCTCCTCCAGAGCTCAGCAAGAACCCCAGATCCCCGGAGCCCTTACGTAGTCCAGGTCTCCAGTCCCACTTTACCCCACCCCAGGCTCTACACCCCTAGGGGGAGCCGGCATTTGGGTCTGGACTCTGAGGACAGAGATGTGCCCTGCAGGGGAGAGAACAGAGACAAAGGGCAGAGAGCAGGCAGAGAGAGCCTGGCGAGGGCCTCAAAAGCCAGTGGGGGTGGAAATGGGCAGGCAGCCTCATCTCCAACCACAGCCAGCTGGCGTAGGCCAGCCTTAGGCAGGTGGCCTTGCCCCCGAGTACCAGACTGGCCTGAGtgctgtgtgtgtggagggggccCCTTATTCTGGCTCCATCCTGGAGGGCCCATGCAATCCTGCCCTCTCTGCCTTCAGAGCCCCAGCCATGGCCTTGGCTGGCTCCAGAGTTGTGGCCAACCAGGGTGGCATGGCCCTTGTGTTCCCACCATGCCCTGATGCTCTCATGTGAAGGGGCCATGGTAggagttatttataaatttctccAGCTTTTATTTAGTTGCTTTGTTGCCTAGCAACCAAATCAGCTGCTATACTAACCCCACCTGACTGAGGCTTAAAAATAACACAGCAGCTGAGGGGACAGGCAGAGCACTGTGGCCCAGGGCAGCCAGACTGCCTAGCAGCCTCTTCCTGGCATGGGATGCCTAAAAGTTGGGACTCTCCTGAGTCAGAGGGGCACAAGGACCCTCACCGTCCCAAATCCATGGGGTCACGCCTTCCCAGGCCAGCTGTCTAATAGCAGGAGCAGCAGGGCCTTACAGTGGGACACGAGAGGGTGCAGTCGGTCTTCCACCAACCACGGGTGGCTCCTTCCTATGCGCACAGTTCAGATCCCTCTCACTTGGGGCCGTGGTAGGAGGGAACCCTCAAGTTACTGCAGGATGTTGTTGCCCTGGGAAATGTCTTGTTGCGTGGGTCTGCAGTGAGGATCAGACGCCCAGAGCACACAAGTGTGGCCCTGGGGTGATTGGGGGAGAGCACCCTGGGGGAGACGCCTTGGGTTTGGCATGGGGATTGTACCTGGCCGTCCCTCTTTGCCTCCGCCTGTCTCCTGCGGCACCCTTTGGTGATCGGCTCCTCCTGGCATTCTCCCCTAGATCGCAGCTTGCAGCTGAGCGCATGGGAGAGCAGCATCGTGGACCGTCTCATGACGCCCACCCTCTCCTTCCTGGCACGGAGTCGCAGTGCGGTCACACTGCCCCGCAATGGCCGGGACCAGGGTAGGGGCGTTGGCCCTGGGAGAGCCCCCAACAGGGGCCGGGCAGGGGCCAGCCTCGCATGTGGGCCACACCCCGACCGCACTCATCCCTCCGCAGCCGTGCCGGTGTGCCCGCGCTCGGCCTCCGCCAGCCCTCTTACACCGCCATGCAGCGCCCCCCGCAGCAGCGTGCACCGCTGTGCCCCCTCCGGGGATCGCGGGGAGCGCCGCAAGCCCAGCGCTGTGGGCAGCCCCGCCCCGGTCCGCCGCCGGCCCGAGGCCTCACTGGTAAGTGGCCAAGCAGGTGTGGACAGGGAGCTCGGCCGGGAACACGGACGCCCCTGAACTCTGCTCCCTGCTTCCCCACTCTACTTCCCCTTCCTCACCAGGtgcagaaaaaggagaagaaggacaAGGAGCGGGAAaatgagaaggagaagagtgCCCTGGCCCGGGAGCGCAGCCTGAAGAAACGTCAGTCGCTGCCGGCCTCTCCGCGCCAGCGCCTCTCTACTGGCGGGGCCTTTGAGCTCAGGTGGACATGGCCTGCATGTCACcaggccattcattcattcacaaatatctGTTGGGCACCTACCTCTAGAATGAAAACATGagggcagatttttaaaatgtttttgattgtTTCGATCACTGAAATAccctagcacctagaacagtgcctggcatctgATAAGCACTCAACCAATACCTGTAGAATGAAGGAACGGAACTGCCAGATACTGTGCTGGATGCTGAGGACATTTTGATGAGCTAAATCAGGCCTTATTCTTGCTCTTATTAATCTTACTATTAATAGCTATTGGGGAGACAAATATTAATCAAAGGAtcacaaatgaatatttaattacaAACTGAGACATATGCTCTAAAAGGAAATACTGTGGTTCTGTGAGAACATAtaaggtgtgtgggggggtgcagtTCTCCACAGACCTAGTCTTTGGGGGGGAAGAGGGACAGTTTCCTGAGGAAATGACAAGCCCAGcgagtgtgtatgagtgtgtgtggaCACTCTGTGCCCTCCAAGCCTaactcttcccttttctctcagtCCCAAATCCAAGGCCCGGCCATCCTCTCCCTCCACATCCTGGCATAGgcctgcctctccctgccccagcccagcgCCCAGCCATGCTCTGCCCCCAAAACCACCATCTCCCCGAGGCACCACTGCATCACCCAAGGGGCGGGTTCGGAGGAAGGATGAGACAAAGGAGAGCCCCGGTGTGACAGGACCCGAGGACAAGAACCAGAGCAAGGGCAAGGCCAGTGACGAGAAGGAGCCCACAGCCCCAGCCTCACCAGCACCTTCACCTGTGCCCtcacccaccccagcccagccccagaagGAGCAGCCCACAGCCGAGATCCCTGCAGGTGGGCATGGAGAGAGGAGACTGAGAGGTGGGCAGGGTGAGAGAAGCCAGCTTTGCCTGTGTAGGGTAGGTGGTCAGCAGTGTGGACCTAGAGATGCCTGGGGACTGGGTGTTGGGAGACAGGAAGCGGAGGCCCCTGCCCTCAGCTGGTGGAGGCCCAGAACGCAGGCCAGAGAGGAGGACCTCACCACCCTAAGCTGAAGGCAGAAGTTGGGTGGGTGGGTCACCCTgaggtccaggaagcacagggcATGCGGGGGTGCTGGAGGTGCCTGAGCTGGTGTGTGCTTACTTCTGGGCCTGGATCCCACTCCAGATACTGCTGTCCTGACttcacccccagcccctgctcccccGGCAACCCCTAGCAAACCTATGGCGGGCACCACAGACCGAGAAGAGGCTACTCGGCTCCTGGCTGAGAAGCGGCGCCAGGCCCGGGAACAGCGGGAGCGTGAGGAACAGGAGCGAAAGCTACAGGCAGAAAGAGACAAGTGAGTGCCCCCTCAGTCCCTGAGAGTGCGGGAAGGGGCCCATGTGGGGGCTGCTGAAGAAGTACAGGACTGAGCCCGAGTTTCCCGTCTCCCAGGAGAATGCGAGAGGAACAGCTGGCACGGGAGGCTGAGGCCcgggcagagagggaggcagaggcccGGAGGCGGGAGGAGCAGGAGGCTCGAGAGAAGGCACAGGCTGAGCAGGAGGAGCAGGAGCGGCTGCAGAAGCAGGTGCCCGGGCAGGGAGGGGTGGTCAGGGCTGGTTGGGCACCGGTGCCTCTTGCTGGCGGGCCACGGGTTGGCCCAGAGGGAAGGCTGGAGTTCAGCTGCTTAAAGGTCTCTGGGCTCTTTGGcagaaagaggaagcagaagcTCGGTCCCGAGAAGAAGCGGAACGCCAGCGTCTGGAGCGGGAAAAGCACTTCCAGCGGGAGGAGCAAGAGCGGCAAGAGCGCAAAAAGGTAGCAGAGCAGGAGGGGGGAGCTTCTGTGGGCAGGATGCAGGTGGGTAGGGCCATC
The Rhinolophus ferrumequinum isolate MPI-CBG mRhiFer1 chromosome 9, mRhiFer1_v1.p, whole genome shotgun sequence genome window above contains:
- the MAP7D1 gene encoding MAP7 domain-containing protein 1 isoform X5; this encodes MESGPHAEPGAGAPPAVAARTPPEPRPSPEGDPFPPPPPPPTSALVPDTPPDTPPAMKNATSSKQLPLEPESLSGPVGHRPAPQHEESPFSEAKIRGPTPPATGPRDSRPTRRSSQPSPTAMPASDSPSAKQDVKKAGERHKLAKERREERAKYLAAKKAVWLEKEEKAKALREKQLQERRRRLEEQRLKAEQRRAALEERQRQKLEKNKERYEAAIQRSVKKTWAEIRQQRWSWAGALHHSSPGHKTSGSRCSVSAVNLPKHVDSIINKRLSKSSATLWNSPSRNRSLQLSAWESSIVDRLMTPTLSFLARSRSAVTLPRNGRDQAVPVCPRSASASPLTPPCSAPRSSVHRCAPSGDRGERRKPSAVGSPAPVRRRPEASLVQKKEKKDKERENEKEKSALARERSLKKRQSLPASPRQRLSTGGAFELSPKSKARPSSPSTSWHRPASPCPSPAPSHALPPKPPSPRGTTASPKGRVRRKDETKESPGVTGPEDKNQSKGKASDEKEPTAPASPAPSPVPSPTPAQPQKEQPTAEIPADTAVLTSPPAPAPPATPSKPMAGTTDREEATRLLAEKRRQAREQREREEQERKLQAERDKRMREEQLAREAEARAEREAEARRREEQEAREKAQAEQEEQERLQKQKEEAEARSREEAERQRLEREKHFQREEQERQERKKRLEEIMKRTRKSEAAETKKLDRKEANANNSSPDPVKTGESRPSVLQKEAVQKEDLAPQEPQWSLPSKESPGSLVNGLQPLPAHQENGFSPKGPSGDKSLGRTPEALLPFAEAEAFLKKAVVQPPQVTEVL
- the MAP7D1 gene encoding MAP7 domain-containing protein 1 isoform X3, which gives rise to MESGPHAEPGAGAPPAVAARTPPEPRPSPEGDPFPPPPPPPTSALVPDTPPDTPPAMKNATSSKQLPLEPESLSGPVGHRPAPQHEESPFSEAKIRGPTPPATGPRDSRPTRRSSQPSPTAMPASDSPSAKQDVKKAGERHKLAKERREERAKYLAAKKAVWLEKEEKAKALREKQLQERRRRLEEQRLKAEQRRAALEERQRQKLEKNKERYEAAIQRSVKKTWAEIRQQRWSWAGALHHSSPGHKTSITRLLASEVVGRCLGGSSEVTCVWCPAQCLVHGGSRCSVSAVNLPKHVDSIINKRLSKSSATLWNSPSRNRSLQLSAWESSIVDRLMTPTLSFLARSRSAVTLPRNGRDQAVPVCPRSASASPLTPPCSAPRSSVHRCAPSGDRGERRKPSAVGSPAPVRRRPEASLVQKKEKKDKERENEKEKSALARERSLKKRQSLPASPRQRLSTGGAFELSPKSKARPSSPSTSWHRPASPCPSPAPSHALPPKPPSPRGTTASPKGRVRRKDETKESPGVTGPEDKNQSKGKASDEKEPTAPASPAPSPVPSPTPAQPQKEQPTAEIPADTAVLTSPPAPAPPATPSKPMAGTTDREEATRLLAEKRRQAREQREREEQERKLQAERDKRMREEQLAREAEARAEREAEARRREEQEAREKAQAEQEEQERLQKQKEEAEARSREEAERQRLEREKHFQREEQERQERKKRLEEIMKRTRKSEAAETKKLDRKEANANNSSPDPVKTGESRPSVLQKEAVQKEDLAPQEPQWSLPSKESPGSLVNGLQPLPAHQENGFSPKGPSGDKSLGRTPEALLPFAEAEAFLKKAVVQPPQVTEVL
- the MAP7D1 gene encoding MAP7 domain-containing protein 1 isoform X4 — its product is MESGPHAEPGAGAPPAVAARTPPEPRPSPEGDPFPPPPPPPTSALVPDTPPDTPPAMKNATSSKQLPLEPESLSGPVGHRPAPQHEESPFSEAKIRGPTPPATGPRDSRPTRRSSQPSPTAMPASDSPSAKQDVKKAGERHKLAKERREERAKYLAAKKAVWLEKEEKAKALREKQLQERRRRLEEQRLKAEQRRAALEERQRQKLEKNKERYEAAIQRSVKKTWAEIRQQRWSWAGALHHSSPGHKTSGSRCSVSAVNLPKHVDSIINKRLSKSSATLWNSPSRNRSLQLSAWESSIVDRLMTPTLSFLARSRSAVTLPRNGRDQGRGVGPGRAPNRGRAGASLACGPHPDRTHPSAAVPVCPRSASASPLTPPCSAPRSSVHRCAPSGDRGERRKPSAVGSPAPVRRRPEASLVQKKEKKDKERENEKEKSALARERSLKKRQSLPASPRQRLSTGGAFELSPKSKARPSSPSTSWHRPASPCPSPAPSHALPPKPPSPRGTTASPKGRVRRKDETKESPGVTGPEDKNQSKGKASDEKEPTAPASPAPSPVPSPTPAQPQKEQPTAEIPADTAVLTSPPAPAPPATPSKPMAGTTDREEATRLLAEKRRQAREQREREEQERKLQAERDKRMREEQLAREAEARAEREAEARRREEQEAREKAQAEQEEQERLQKQKEEAEARSREEAERQRLEREKHFQREEQERQERKKRLEEIMKRTRKSEAAETKKLDRKEANANNSSPDPVKTGESRPSVLQKEAVQKEDLAPQEPQWSLPSKESPGSLVNGLQPLPAHQENGFSPKGPSGDKSLGRTPEALLPFAEAEAFLKKAVVQPPQVTEVL
- the MAP7D1 gene encoding MAP7 domain-containing protein 1 isoform X7 — its product is MESGPHAEPGAGAPPAVAARTPPEPRPSPEGDPFPPPPPPPTSALVPDTPPDTPPAMKNATSSKQLPLEPESLSGPVGHRPAPQHEESPFSEAKIRGPTPPATGPRDSRPTRRSSQPSPTAMPASDSPSAKQDVKKAGERHKLAKERREERAKYLAAKKAVWLEKEEKAKALREKQLQERRRRLEEQRLKAEQRRAALEERQRQKLEKNKERYEAAIQRSVKKTWAEIRQQRWSWAGALHHSSPGHKTNRSLQLSAWESSIVDRLMTPTLSFLARSRSAVTLPRNGRDQAVPVCPRSASASPLTPPCSAPRSSVHRCAPSGDRGERRKPSAVGSPAPVRRRPEASLVQKKEKKDKERENEKEKSALARERSLKKRQSLPASPRQRLSTGGAFELSPKSKARPSSPSTSWHRPASPCPSPAPSHALPPKPPSPRGTTASPKGRVRRKDETKESPGVTGPEDKNQSKGKASDEKEPTAPASPAPSPVPSPTPAQPQKEQPTAEIPADTAVLTSPPAPAPPATPSKPMAGTTDREEATRLLAEKRRQAREQREREEQERKLQAERDKRMREEQLAREAEARAEREAEARRREEQEAREKAQAEQEEQERLQKQKEEAEARSREEAERQRLEREKHFQREEQERQERKKRLEEIMKRTRKSEAAETKKLDRKEANANNSSPDPVKTGESRPSVLQKEAVQKEDLAPQEPQWSLPSKESPGSLVNGLQPLPAHQENGFSPKGPSGDKSLGRTPEALLPFAEAEAFLKKAVVQPPQVTEVL
- the MAP7D1 gene encoding MAP7 domain-containing protein 1 isoform X2; translation: MESGPHAEPGAGAPPAVAARTPPEPRPSPEGDPFPPPPPPPTSALVPDTPPDTPPAMKNATSSKQLPLEPESLSGPVGHRPAPQHEESPFSEAKIRGPTPPATGPRDSRPTRRSSQPSPTAMPASDSPSAKQDVKKAGERHKLAKERREERAKYLAAKKAVWLEKEEKAKALREKQLQERRRRLEEQRLKAEQRRAALEERQRQKLEKNKERYEAAIQRSVKKTWAEIRQQRWSWAGALHHSSPGHKTSITRLLASEVVGRCLGGSSEVTCVWCPAQCLVHGGSRCSVSAVNLPKHVDSIINKRLSKSSATLWNSPSRNRSLQLSAWESSIVDRLMTPTLSFLARSRSAVTLPRNGRDQGRGVGPGRAPNRGRAGASLACGPHPDRTHPSAAVPVCPRSASASPLTPPCSAPRSSVHRCAPSGDRGERRKPSAVGSPAPVRRRPEASLVQKKEKKDKERENEKEKSALARERSLKKRQSLPASPRQRLSTGGAFELSPKSKARPSSPSTSWHRPASPCPSPAPSHALPPKPPSPRGTTASPKGRVRRKDETKESPGVTGPEDKNQSKGKASDEKEPTAPASPAPSPVPSPTPAQPQKEQPTAEIPAAPAPPATPSKPMAGTTDREEATRLLAEKRRQAREQREREEQERKLQAERDKRMREEQLAREAEARAEREAEARRREEQEAREKAQAEQEEQERLQKQKEEAEARSREEAERQRLEREKHFQREEQERQERKKRLEEIMKRTRKSEAAETKKLDRKEANANNSSPDPVKTGESRPSVLQKEAVQKEDLAPQEPQWSLPSKESPGSLVNGLQPLPAHQENGFSPKGPSGDKSLGRTPEALLPFAEAEAFLKKAVVQPPQVTEVL
- the MAP7D1 gene encoding MAP7 domain-containing protein 1 isoform X1 — translated: MESGPHAEPGAGAPPAVAARTPPEPRPSPEGDPFPPPPPPPTSALVPDTPPDTPPAMKNATSSKQLPLEPESLSGPVGHRPAPQHEESPFSEAKIRGPTPPATGPRDSRPTRRSSQPSPTAMPASDSPSAKQDVKKAGERHKLAKERREERAKYLAAKKAVWLEKEEKAKALREKQLQERRRRLEEQRLKAEQRRAALEERQRQKLEKNKERYEAAIQRSVKKTWAEIRQQRWSWAGALHHSSPGHKTSITRLLASEVVGRCLGGSSEVTCVWCPAQCLVHGGSRCSVSAVNLPKHVDSIINKRLSKSSATLWNSPSRNRSLQLSAWESSIVDRLMTPTLSFLARSRSAVTLPRNGRDQGRGVGPGRAPNRGRAGASLACGPHPDRTHPSAAVPVCPRSASASPLTPPCSAPRSSVHRCAPSGDRGERRKPSAVGSPAPVRRRPEASLVQKKEKKDKERENEKEKSALARERSLKKRQSLPASPRQRLSTGGAFELSPKSKARPSSPSTSWHRPASPCPSPAPSHALPPKPPSPRGTTASPKGRVRRKDETKESPGVTGPEDKNQSKGKASDEKEPTAPASPAPSPVPSPTPAQPQKEQPTAEIPADTAVLTSPPAPAPPATPSKPMAGTTDREEATRLLAEKRRQAREQREREEQERKLQAERDKRMREEQLAREAEARAEREAEARRREEQEAREKAQAEQEEQERLQKQKEEAEARSREEAERQRLEREKHFQREEQERQERKKRLEEIMKRTRKSEAAETKKLDRKEANANNSSPDPVKTGESRPSVLQKEAVQKEDLAPQEPQWSLPSKESPGSLVNGLQPLPAHQENGFSPKGPSGDKSLGRTPEALLPFAEAEAFLKKAVVQPPQVTEVL
- the MAP7D1 gene encoding MAP7 domain-containing protein 1 isoform X6 — encoded protein: MESGPHAEPGAGAPPAVAARTPPEPRPSPEGDPFPPPPPPPTSALVPDTPPDTPPAMKNATSSKQLPLEPESLSGPVGHRPAPQHEESPFSEAKIRGPTPPATGPRDSRPTRRSSQPSPTAMPASDSPSAKQDVKKAGERHKLAKERREERAKYLAAKKAVWLEKEEKAKALREKQLQERRRRLEEQRLKAEQRRAALEERQRQKLEKNKERYEAAIQRSVKKTWAEIRQQRWSWAGALHHSSPGHKTNRSLQLSAWESSIVDRLMTPTLSFLARSRSAVTLPRNGRDQGRGVGPGRAPNRGRAGASLACGPHPDRTHPSAAVPVCPRSASASPLTPPCSAPRSSVHRCAPSGDRGERRKPSAVGSPAPVRRRPEASLVQKKEKKDKERENEKEKSALARERSLKKRQSLPASPRQRLSTGGAFELSPKSKARPSSPSTSWHRPASPCPSPAPSHALPPKPPSPRGTTASPKGRVRRKDETKESPGVTGPEDKNQSKGKASDEKEPTAPASPAPSPVPSPTPAQPQKEQPTAEIPADTAVLTSPPAPAPPATPSKPMAGTTDREEATRLLAEKRRQAREQREREEQERKLQAERDKRMREEQLAREAEARAEREAEARRREEQEAREKAQAEQEEQERLQKQKEEAEARSREEAERQRLEREKHFQREEQERQERKKRLEEIMKRTRKSEAAETKKLDRKEANANNSSPDPVKTGESRPSVLQKEAVQKEDLAPQEPQWSLPSKESPGSLVNGLQPLPAHQENGFSPKGPSGDKSLGRTPEALLPFAEAEAFLKKAVVQPPQVTEVL